TTTCCAGCACCCGAACTTCACCGCAGCCGAGCTTGAGGCCCTGCAGAAGGACCTGTTCCGGCAGGATTTCGCCCGGCTGGGGCCGTCCATCGTGCGTCTCCTCCGCGTCTGGCATGAGGGTTCCAGGAACCTGAAGGATTCGCCGAACCCGATACTGAAGGACCGGGCCCGCAAGCTCACCCAGTCGACCCGCGATGCGCTGCCGGCGCTGACGCCGCCCATGCTGTTCGGACCGACCCGGCAGTCGCGGCGGGAAGCCCGGCAGCTTTTCGTGGATATCGTCCGCTTTAACGGTGGACTGACCTGGACCGAGGCGGTGTTCTCGCTCCTGTCGCCCGTCCTCGCCGTCTGGACCTGGATCGCGCTCAGGCTGGGTATCTTCCAGCAGCCGGCGCTGCTCAGGCTGGAACACCGGATGGACCAGCCGGCGGAGAAGGCGCAACCCGTGACCCGCATCCAGGGCGGGTTCCAGGCATCACCCGCTTCGGTACTGGCTGAAGATATCGCCGGCCACGTATCCCGGTTGTTCGATACTGCCCGTCTCAAGCCCAACAACGGGTGGGAACGCCAGCCGTCGGAACTGACGCGGCCGGAGCCCCAGGCGAAGGACGCGGCGTAACAAGCGGGGGGATTCAAGTCCGCTGATTGCCCATCCGCCTGCTATCGGTTACTTCCGCCCGCCCGGTTTGGCTGGTGATCCGGTCATCACGGGACGGCCTCCGCTATTCGCGGAGGCCGTCAGGCGGAGTGTGGCCCTATCAGTTCCCTCGCAGATACCCTGATCTCAAGCTGGCAGATCCTTCTGATCCCCGTGATTGCGGGTGTCGTCGGATGGGGAACCAACGTGGTGGCGGTGCAGATGCTCTTCCATCCGGTCGAGTTCGTGGGCATCCGTCCGTATCTGGGCTGGCAGGGGATCATACCGAATGCCGCGCACCGGATGGGGCGTTACATCGCCATCCTGATTGCCACCCGTCTGGTGAACGTGAAAGAACTGCTGGCCTCGCTGGACGCCGAAACGATGATCCCTTCGGTCCGCCCTGGGCTTTGGGAACTGGCCGATTCCATTCTGGATACCGCTGTGCAGGATTTCGCAGCGCCGTTGTGGAATGGCCTGGACGAAAAGGCGCGCACGCAGGTGCGGAATACTGTTCGTGCGGAGGTGGAAAAGCTGGCGGCGGCCGCGCTGGACGATCTGAAGGACGAGGCGCACGAGGTGATCGACATCGCCGCCGCCATTGAACAGGCGATCCTGAAGGACCGCTCGATCCTGAACAGGCTTTTTCTCACGGCCGGAAGCAGGGAGTTCCGGTTCATCAGGATTTCCGGCCTGTATTTCGGCTTCCTGTTCGGCCTGCTGCAGATGGCCGTTTGGGTGATCTTCCCGAAATGGTGGACGCTGCCGCTGGCCGGCGTGCTGGTGGGATATGTCACCAACTGGCTTGCCATGAAGATGATCTTCGAGCCGAAAACACCCCAAAAGTTCGGTCCGTTCGAGTTCCACGGCCTCTTCCACAAGCGGCAGAATGAAGTAGCCGCCGGATTCTCCACTACCGTTTCGGCGACCATGCTCACTCCGGTCAATGTCGTTGGACAGCTTTCATCCGGCAGGGGGCGTGAGACGATCCAGGGGATATTCCAGCGGCGGGTCGGAGAGGCCATGGATACCTATGGGAAGCACCCGGTCGGTGGGGTGATGCTCCAGCAGGCCGGTCGCAGCAGGATCAGCAGCATCATCGAACGGCAGATGGAGGTTCGCCTGACGCAGGAGGGCGGAATCCTCTGGAGTTTCGTGGAGAAAACCCTGAATGTCGCGGATTCAATGACTGAAAAACTCCGAGGCCTGGAACCGGAGGCATTTGAAGGTGTGCTGCGTCCGGCTTTCCAGCAGGACGAGTGGAAGCTGATCCTTGTCGGTGCCGTACTGGGCGGAATCGCCGGCTGGCTGCAGGCTGTCTACGTGTTCGGCCACGCGCTGGGGTGAACGGCCCTCGCCACGCGGGTTGCCGGAGCTGCATTGCCGGTTTTCCGAGGGGCCGGATCTGGCGTGGCTTTCGGAAACCGGCCTATCTCACATAGATTCCGGGCGGGTCACTCTGGTGCCTCGTACTGAATGCGGGCAGGGCACACTTCTCCGTCGAGGCCCTCGACCAGGGGTTTGAGCACTTGCGCGGCCCACTGCGTGAGCGACATCGGGGTCGTTGACGATGCATCCCGTGGCGGATCGGCCGTTACTTTTCCTTTGGTGATGGCTTTAAAGGTGGTCATGAGCGCGTCGGTTGTCCGCGGATCACGGCCAATTCTCAGCATCTGGAAACGGACCACCGCGCGTGGAAGCCGGATCACGCGAATCCGGCGTCCCAGCCCTTCGGTCAGTGATGTCTCGACATCAGCGAAAGACATGTCCCGTGGCCCCCAGGCCCCGCGGATCACCCGGCCTTTGGGAGGATCCTGGATCAGGCTGGCCGCCACCTTGTCCGCCACGTCGTGGCTGGCCACCATCGGTATCCGCCGTTTCTGGTTGACCGGCAGATAGAGCCGTCCCTTGTCACGGATGTCGTCGAGCTGGCCGAGCAGGTTCTCGAAGAAAAAGCCGGCGCGGACGTGGGTAATGCCGTAGGTTTTATCCGGGTAATTGTTTTGCAGTTCCTCAACCGCCTGACCAAGGATCTTTTCGGTGTCGGCGAGGGCTCCGAACAGCGAACGCTCCCCGCCGCCGTCATCCACATGCGCAAAGCCGGAGAGATGCACGGTGTGGGCGATCCGGTTGGTCCTGATCGCATGGGCCGCTTATTCGGCGAACATCCGGTAGCCGCGGCGCATGGTCAGGTCCGGAGGAAAGGAGTTCGGAGTCGCCCAGTAGAGGGCATCCACGCCGCGTGTCGCTTCCACCAGGAAATCCCGGTCCTCGAGACGGCCAGTGCAGACCCGAACGCCAGCCTCGGCCCACTGGCTCACCGATTGCGGCTTGCGCGCCAGCACTACCAGGTTGAGGCCCAGTTTTTGCGCGTCCCGGTAGTAGGCGGGCAGCTTCCTGCCGACGTTGCCCGTGGGAGTAGTGATCGCAATTGTTTTGGGCATGGCTGTACTCCCTGGCTCCCAAGGCTAGGCAGCGCGGGCTGGACCTGGCAAATTGGCCGTTATCCTGGGGCTTGCGCCCGTTTTCCGGTGCCCTAGAACCCCGCCTTCAGGTTCCTCGCCTTGCCGTCGAACTCGCTCGTTTCGGCCGAGGCGGCCTTCCGGAGCACATCGATGTAGCTGTGGGCGATTTCCGCCCGCTCCAGCACACCGTTTTCCCTTAGCATCCGGTGCATCTTCGGCAGGTTGTAGTGCGGGACGTAGATATAGAGGTGGTGCTCCAGATGGTAGTTCACATGGTGCGGCGCCATGAAGAACCGCACCCAGAACGGCGCCAGTGTCGTGCGCGTCTGCTTCAGTTCGTCACTGGGGTCTGGGATCATTGCATGCTCGGCGATGTTGCGGATGCGGAGCACCACGTTGTAGCCAGTCAGGGCCGGGAGCCACCAGAGGAGGAAAAACACCTCGGGGCGTCCGGCAGCCGTGAGTCCGGCGAGGATCAGCGAGTTGGTGATGAAAAACCCCTTCTGCCGTTGCCACAGGTTTTTCAGGATGAAACCCCACGATTTTCCTTCCCGTCCCTTGCCCGCCGGGGTGAGCCCGGCCGACAGCCGGAGCAGCGAACGGTAGCGATGGTAGGCGGTCCGCCCGGTGAGATCGCGGGCCATCTTCCGGAAGAAACTCCTCGGCGTGATCGGAAAGGGTCTGGCGAGGCCGATATCGGGGTCATTTTTCGTCCAGGTGTAGCGGTGGTGCTGGAGGTGGTACATGCGGTACACGACCGTGTCCGCCATCGTGGGATAGGCGGTCAGCCACTGGGATATCCGGTCGTTCCACTTGCGGTTGCTGAGGATCGCGCCATGTGCGCCCTCGTGCATCAGGATGGAGAGGGCCAGGTGCCGTCCGCTCACCACCATCCAGCCGGCAAGGAACGTCCAGACGCCGGGCTTCCAGATGTAGAGCGCCCACGCGCCGATGATACAGCCCCAGGTGAACGCGACAGACGCAAGGCCGCGGACATTGCTCAGTTTCTTCAGCCCGGCGAGCTGCTCCGGCGTCACATATTGCACCGGAGTGCTGGTAGTGGTGGACATGGACAGGTTCTCCTTCATCTTGCTCATGGAACGTCACGCGGCCCTGGCGTCGCCCTGGATGAGGCTTCGCCAGATTTCATGCCCGGTCCGGTCGAACCTCGTGACGGCGGCGAAAAACGCCCGGCGGAGGACCGGGTCAGCGAGCGGCTCGGGCAGTAGCGGATCAAACACGACCTGCCGGATGGCCTCGCCGCCCAGCAGGAACGATTCGCGCACGGCGGCGGCCTGCTCCAGTCCAGGTGCTTTCTGCATCCACGCTTCCAGTTCGAGGCGCATCTTCCTGTAACCGGCATTCAGTTTCGCCGTGTTCCAGAGGGCCCGGGCCCTGGCTTCGCGCCGGGCATCGAGATCCGAAATGACAAAGACCGCTGCTTTCGGCTCCAGGCCGAGGTGGTACAGGCGCGTGCGGACGGCGTCGGCGTTCTTCTCGATGTTATCCGGGCGGATATAGAGGTGGCGGTCCAGTTCGCGCAGACCGAGCATCTGGAGCGCCCGGTCCCGGCGCTTCAGGGCTGGCCGGTCGCTGCGTCCCAGCGCACCGCAGCTCACGGCGATCCACGATCCGTTCCAGGGCCGGAGCCGCGACTCGGCCTTCCGCCAGGTGGCGACCTCACCAGCCAGTTTCCGGGCGGCCGGTCCCAGCCGGTAGCTGCCCCGTTCGGACGGCTCGATGAACCGGCCGGACGACAGCCGGGCGAGCGTCACGCGGATGGAGTTTGCGCTGATTCCGAACAGTGCGCCGGCGGCTACCGCCTGCCGGGCCGTGAGCGGGAGGTCACCGGCGGCGAGCAAGAGGTCGAGAATCAGGCGTTTGGCGTTGGGTTTCATCATTATTACCAATTATGGGTAATTAATTTCTGTCACGTAATATTACTTCTGAAGGATAATAGTGTCAATAACTGTATTGTCTTCCGCGCTTCTTGCAACCCGGCCCCCTGCGGACCATGCAGAACCGCTATATGGATAAAGACCCGGCTGACAATGCACCGGTTTTACGATTCCGCCTGCCCCTGGCATTCGCCGGAGGGATGGTGATCGGCGTTCTGGGCGGCCTGATCGGGCTCGGCGGGGCAGAGTTCCGGCTCCCGCTGCTCATCGGGCTTTTCGGGTTTGCCGCGCTACCGGCAGTGATCCTGAACAAGGCCATGAGCCTGGTGGTGGTCGCCTCGGCGCTGGTGTTCCGCACGAAGGCGGTGCCTGTCGGCGAACTCTCCGGCCACTGGCCCATTGTTGCCAACCTGCTGGCTGGAAGCCTTCTCGGCGCCTGGCTGGGCGCGGCCTGGGCCGTGCGGATGAGCAGCCGGACGCTCTACCGGGTCCTGGCGGTTCTGCTCGTCCTGATAGCGGGAGCGCTGCTGGCCGGGCATGGCGGCGGCGACGGTATTCCTGCCCTGGACGGAACGGCGCTTGTGGTTGCGGGAGCCGCTGCCGGTTTCGGTATTGGTGCGGTCGCTTCGCTGATGGGGGTCGCGGGAGGGGAACTGCTGATTCCGACCCTGGTGATGCTGTTCGGCTGCGACCTGAAACTGGCGGGCAGCCTTTCGCTGTGCGTGAGCCTGCCGACCATGCTGGCCGGATTCACACGCTACAGCCGCGACGGCAGTTTTTCAGTGCTGGGAGATAACGGCAGATTCGTCGCCGCCATGTCCGCAGGTTCCTTCGCCGGTGCCGGCATCGGCGGCCTGTTGCTGGGGGTTGTCCCGGACGCCGTGCTCCTGCCGTTACTGGCGGCAATCCTGATTGTATCCGCCTTCAAGGTCTGGCAGCACCAGTAATCGCCCGCTCGCCGCCGAGCTTCAGGTACCGGACCAGCATGAGGGCCAGCTCGTCGGTGAGATCCCTGCGCCGTGCGGTAGTGGAAGGGTCGGTGGCGATCTGCATGATACTGGCGCCGATGGCCACGCCGATCACGTAGAAACGGTCCTGCATCCGGGTCGCCGGTCCGCGGACCCCTTGCATGTCGGCAAACTGGAGGCCGAGCCGTTCCACCTGGGACACCATCCCCTGCACACGGGGAAGTTCCCAGACGAAGGGCACCTGCTGGTAGAGGGTCCGCACCAGCGGCGCGTCGGCGGCGATGAACTCGACCATCCCGTGCAGCCAGAACCGGACCGCCTCCGCCGGGGGCATCGGCATGGCGAGCTGGGCCTGCCGGACGGCATGGGAGAAGCCCCGGTCGGCGAACCGGTCGATCAGGGCAGCGATGACCTCGTCCTTGTTCCCGAAGTATTCATAGAGAGAACCGATGCTGACGCCCGCCTCGCGGGCGATGTGGTTGGTGGTGGTTCCCGCATAGCCCCGTTTCACCAGAGTACGAGCAGTTCCTTCAATAATTGCGTCAACGGTTTTCCTCGCGCTTTCTATGGAAGGCTTTCTGCGGCGTTTTAAAGTGATTTTACTGCGCTTTGGCATGGCAATCCCCGGTCCGAGTATACACTGAGCAATTGCTCGGACATACTTGTCTTTATGGGTATGCCTGCACTCGACAACACCAGCCTGTTCCGTCCCGACGGGACGTTCCGGCTGGATCCCTCGCTCGTGCCGGGGCGTCACCGTCCCCGCAAGCTGTTTGTACGTGACTTGCCGCCGGAGCCTGCCGGAACAAAACGGCGGCGGTGGGCACCCGATGGGGCCATGTGGAACCGGGTGCTGACGGGGATCCTGTCGGGCGAGAAAGTCCCTCGCCAGCGTGTGCCATCCGAGAAAGCCTGGGAGCGGGCGCGGGAACTCGCCATCATGGGCGATCCCCTCGCGGATGATTTCGCCGCCCTCTATCCGAAACTCGGCTACCCGAAGGCCCGCGCCATGCTCGACACTGCCCTCGATCACGGCATAGAGAAGGTGGAAGATGCCCCGGAGGCCCTCCGGCTCCTGTTCGCCGAACTGGACAGTGTGCCCGCCTGGGTGGACTGGGAACGGGTCGAGCGCGGGGCTGCCGCCATGCGGCGTTATGCGCCCCTATCGTGGCTCTTTGCCCGGCTCGCCTTCGCGCAGACCTATGTGAATGCCAATGCCGGCATGCCGCTCTACATGACCGGTTCGCTCGGCGAGAAAACCGTCGCCAGACGGCTCAAGGAAACCTCCCGCTGGCGGCTCGGCATCCAGCAGCCGGGCGCACTCAGGCGGTCCGGTGACGGCTTCAGGACGGTGGTTCGCGTCCGGGTGCTCCATTCGCTCGTCCGGTATCACCTGCTCAAGATGGGCAAGTGGGATACCGCGAGCCTCGGCATGCCGATCCCCCAACTCGACATGGCTGGAGCGAACATAGGCATGTTCATGACCCACAGCTACTTGCTGGCTGCCCTGGGCGCGGTGATGACGCCGGGCGAGTATGCCGATGTGATGCACCTGTGGCGTTATCATGGGCACCTGATCGGCGTGGTGGACGATCTCAACCCGAAGTCGTTTGCCGATCTGGGGCGGATCGGGACGCTGATGACTCTCACCACGCGTAACGCCTTCGATCCAAGGGCGAAGGCGCTCACGCAGTCCACCATGAACGCCCGTCTCCGCGAGGATGAGGGCACACTCGGCCGGATACTGGACGGGATCGACATTCATGCCTCGCACGGTTTCTACCGTCTGGCGAACGGCCGGAAATTCTTTGACCGGATGGAGCTGGATCCCGCCAGGCAGTGGCTGTGGTTCGCTCCGGCCGTCTTTCCGGCGGTATTCGCCGCCGATACCGCCCGCCGTTTCATGCCCGGAGGCCGCCGGATCGCCGACCGGATCGGCCGCCGGTATATAGACAACCGTCTCCAGGTGCGGGAGACACGCGAAGCGCCCTTCCGTCCGTACCACATGGGTGCCTGACAGTACCCGGCCCTTTCGTTGACGGACCGGTTAAGCTGTCCTGCATGAGCGCACATACCGGCTTCTGGACTTTCGCGTTTCTGAACATGATAGCCGCCTTCATCGTGGCGGCGGCCGGCGTGCTTAGCGTCCGCCGCCGGAACGTGGAACTCCACCGGAAACTGATGCTGGTATCGGCCGCCCTGGTGGGGCTGTTTGTTGTTTCCTATGCCGGAAAGCTCGCCTTCCTTGGCCGGGAGGATCTCGGCGCGTGGCCGGACCTTTCGGTCGTGGTGCTCCGGGTGCATGAGGCGTTCGTTTTCACGTTTCTTGTGAGCGGCATCCGGGCCTACGTGCTCTCCCGGCGGGTTGCCGCCAGTCCGGACGTGAAACCGGCGCATCGTCTGGCGGGCCGGGTTTCGATGGCCAGCTTTGCCCTGGCACTGGTGACGGCGGCGATCGTCTACCGGTCAATCCTGTCCTACGGGAAGCTGGCGGTTCAGTAGAGCTACCGGTCAGGAAGCGGGGCGGAACAGCAGCTTGAGAAGTTCCCGCGCCAGTTCGATCTGGCGGACGATCACCTGGGTGTCGCCGACTGACCGGGCGACAACAAACGCGCCCTGGATCACGCAGAAGAGCTGGTCCGACAGTTCGGCCCCCGTCACCGGGCAGGCGGGCTGGTAGCGTGCGAGGATTCTGTCCATGCGCTCGGCGACGTACCGCCGGTGGTCCTGGACCCCGGTCGAGCAGGCGATGAGGACGCTTTCGTCGAACTGCTGGGCCTCGTAGCAGTAGGCCGCAAACAGGCAGCCGGTGGCCGCGCTGCCGCCGGGCCGGAACTCCTCCTGGAGGAGCTTGAGGTAGATGAGCATCTGCTGGAGGGGATCGTCGGAGAGTTCCTCGGCGCGTCTGAACAGGCGGATCATGAACTGGAGTTCCACGTCCGAAAACCGCTGGATCAGGGCCTTGGCCAGATCCTGCTTGCTCTTGAAGTGATAGAAGAAACCGCCCTTGGTGAGACTGGTCGCCGCCAGCACATCGTCGATCGACATGGCGGTAAACCCCTTCTGAAGGACAAGGGTGGTTGAGGCGTCGAGGATGCGGTCGCGTGTATCCGGTTTTTCCAGCATGTGATCTCCAAACCTGTCTATGAATATACCAACTAGTTGGTATATGTCAACCACATAAATATTTCAAAAGCAAAAGTTTGTATTTTCATAACTACCTGTTATTACTAATATATACTTTGAATATGTGCAGAGCATAAAAATAGTGTTGACAAGGTAGTATTCTCGTCTATCCTGACTATACCAACCGGTTGGTATAGTATACCGGGAGCAAGGAGCAGGAACAACACCATGCAGGCAGCGCAGATCATCGAAGAGGAAATCCAGTCGCCCAGCGAGGAGATCGCCGGGCGGCTGATCCAGGGCACCGCCGGTGCGCTGGAGATGTTCAGCATCTATCTGGGCGACCAGCTGGGTTACTACCGGTCATTGGCCGACGGACCGCTCACGTCGATGCAGCTGGCCGGTCGCACCAGCACGCAGGAGCGCTACGCACGCGAGTGGCTTGAGCAGCAGGCCATGTCGGGAATCCTCATTGTGGATGACGAGAAAGCCCCTGCCCACCGCCGCCGTTACCGGCTGGCGGACGGCGCACGGGAGGTTCTGGCCGACCCCGACAGCCGCGAATTTTTCGCGCCGGTAACACAGATGCTCGCCGGCATGGTCCGGCCGGTGCAGATGCTGGCCACGGCGTTCCGGAGCGGCGGCGGCGTTTCGCCCGACGATTACGGGCGCGACCTGCGCGAGGGACAGGCCCGGCTGAACCGGCTGGTGTATCTGAACGAACTCCCGCAGGTGTGGATTCCGGCCGTCCCCGGCCTGCGGGCCCGGCTGACAGAAGCCCCGGCGGCCCGCATCGCGGACATCGGCTCCGGCTACGGCTGGTCCAGCATCGGCCTGGCGCGGGCATACCCGCTGGTCCATGTGGACGGTTTCGACCCGGACGCGCCATCGGTGGATGCGGCCCGCGCCGAGGCGTGGGTGGAAGACCTGCACCACCGGGTCCGGTTTCATGCCGTCGGCGCGGCCGAAGCCGGCGGCGATGGCGAATACGATCTGGTGATCGCCATCGACAGCGT
Above is a window of Deltaproteobacteria bacterium DNA encoding:
- a CDS encoding DUF445 family protein produces the protein MIAGVVGWGTNVVAVQMLFHPVEFVGIRPYLGWQGIIPNAAHRMGRYIAILIATRLVNVKELLASLDAETMIPSVRPGLWELADSILDTAVQDFAAPLWNGLDEKARTQVRNTVRAEVEKLAAAALDDLKDEAHEVIDIAAAIEQAILKDRSILNRLFLTAGSREFRFIRISGLYFGFLFGLLQMAVWVIFPKWWTLPLAGVLVGYVTNWLAMKMIFEPKTPQKFGPFEFHGLFHKRQNEVAAGFSTTVSATMLTPVNVVGQLSSGRGRETIQGIFQRRVGEAMDTYGKHPVGGVMLQQAGRSRISSIIERQMEVRLTQEGGILWSFVEKTLNVADSMTEKLRGLEPEAFEGVLRPAFQQDEWKLILVGAVLGGIAGWLQAVYVFGHALG
- a CDS encoding NAD(P)H-binding protein, producing MPKTIAITTPTGNVGRKLPAYYRDAQKLGLNLVVLARKPQSVSQWAEAGVRVCTGRLEDRDFLVEATRGVDALYWATPNSFPPDLTMRRGYRMFAE
- a CDS encoding fatty acid desaturase family protein, which codes for MSKMKENLSMSTTTSTPVQYVTPEQLAGLKKLSNVRGLASVAFTWGCIIGAWALYIWKPGVWTFLAGWMVVSGRHLALSILMHEGAHGAILSNRKWNDRISQWLTAYPTMADTVVYRMYHLQHHRYTWTKNDPDIGLARPFPITPRSFFRKMARDLTGRTAYHRYRSLLRLSAGLTPAGKGREGKSWGFILKNLWQRQKGFFITNSLILAGLTAAGRPEVFFLLWWLPALTGYNVVLRIRNIAEHAMIPDPSDELKQTRTTLAPFWVRFFMAPHHVNYHLEHHLYIYVPHYNLPKMHRMLRENGVLERAEIAHSYIDVLRKAASAETSEFDGKARNLKAGF
- a CDS encoding PaaX family transcriptional regulator produces the protein MKPNAKRLILDLLLAAGDLPLTARQAVAAGALFGISANSIRVTLARLSSGRFIEPSERGSYRLGPAARKLAGEVATWRKAESRLRPWNGSWIAVSCGALGRSDRPALKRRDRALQMLGLRELDRHLYIRPDNIEKNADAVRTRLYHLGLEPKAAVFVISDLDARREARARALWNTAKLNAGYRKMRLELEAWMQKAPGLEQAAAVRESFLLGGEAIRQVVFDPLLPEPLADPVLRRAFFAAVTRFDRTGHEIWRSLIQGDARAA
- a CDS encoding sulfite exporter TauE/SafE family protein, producing MDKDPADNAPVLRFRLPLAFAGGMVIGVLGGLIGLGGAEFRLPLLIGLFGFAALPAVILNKAMSLVVVASALVFRTKAVPVGELSGHWPIVANLLAGSLLGAWLGAAWAVRMSSRTLYRVLAVLLVLIAGALLAGHGGGDGIPALDGTALVVAGAAAGFGIGAVASLMGVAGGELLIPTLVMLFGCDLKLAGSLSLCVSLPTMLAGFTRYSRDGSFSVLGDNGRFVAAMSAGSFAGAGIGGLLLGVVPDAVLLPLLAAILIVSAFKVWQHQ
- a CDS encoding TetR/AcrR family transcriptional regulator, whose amino-acid sequence is MKRGYAGTTTNHIAREAGVSIGSLYEYFGNKDEVIAALIDRFADRGFSHAVRQAQLAMPMPPAEAVRFWLHGMVEFIAADAPLVRTLYQQVPFVWELPRVQGMVSQVERLGLQFADMQGVRGPATRMQDRFYVIGVAIGASIMQIATDPSTTARRRDLTDELALMLVRYLKLGGERAITGAARP
- a CDS encoding DUF2236 domain-containing protein; the encoded protein is MGMPALDNTSLFRPDGTFRLDPSLVPGRHRPRKLFVRDLPPEPAGTKRRRWAPDGAMWNRVLTGILSGEKVPRQRVPSEKAWERARELAIMGDPLADDFAALYPKLGYPKARAMLDTALDHGIEKVEDAPEALRLLFAELDSVPAWVDWERVERGAAAMRRYAPLSWLFARLAFAQTYVNANAGMPLYMTGSLGEKTVARRLKETSRWRLGIQQPGALRRSGDGFRTVVRVRVLHSLVRYHLLKMGKWDTASLGMPIPQLDMAGANIGMFMTHSYLLAALGAVMTPGEYADVMHLWRYHGHLIGVVDDLNPKSFADLGRIGTLMTLTTRNAFDPRAKALTQSTMNARLREDEGTLGRILDGIDIHASHGFYRLANGRKFFDRMELDPARQWLWFAPAVFPAVFAADTARRFMPGGRRIADRIGRRYIDNRLQVRETREAPFRPYHMGA
- a CDS encoding DUF420 domain-containing protein, yielding MSAHTGFWTFAFLNMIAAFIVAAAGVLSVRRRNVELHRKLMLVSAALVGLFVVSYAGKLAFLGREDLGAWPDLSVVVLRVHEAFVFTFLVSGIRAYVLSRRVAASPDVKPAHRLAGRVSMASFALALVTAAIVYRSILSYGKLAVQ
- a CDS encoding TetR/AcrR family transcriptional regulator; amino-acid sequence: MLEKPDTRDRILDASTTLVLQKGFTAMSIDDVLAATSLTKGGFFYHFKSKQDLAKALIQRFSDVELQFMIRLFRRAEELSDDPLQQMLIYLKLLQEEFRPGGSAATGCLFAAYCYEAQQFDESVLIACSTGVQDHRRYVAERMDRILARYQPACPVTGAELSDQLFCVIQGAFVVARSVGDTQVIVRQIELARELLKLLFRPAS
- a CDS encoding class I SAM-dependent methyltransferase; the protein is MQAAQIIEEEIQSPSEEIAGRLIQGTAGALEMFSIYLGDQLGYYRSLADGPLTSMQLAGRTSTQERYAREWLEQQAMSGILIVDDEKAPAHRRRYRLADGAREVLADPDSREFFAPVTQMLAGMVRPVQMLATAFRSGGGVSPDDYGRDLREGQARLNRLVYLNELPQVWIPAVPGLRARLTEAPAARIADIGSGYGWSSIGLARAYPLVHVDGFDPDAPSVDAARAEAWVEDLHHRVRFHAVGAAEAGGDGEYDLVIAIDSVHAAADPVGMLMAMRRLARPDGAVLVAAYRVGERFSPWNGTPDWFRYGESVFHGLPSAMTGVHSAGTGSVLRPAMLRDYAAEAGFGNVDALPAGNGRFQVYRLHLPA